The Mauremys reevesii isolate NIE-2019 linkage group 13, ASM1616193v1, whole genome shotgun sequence genome contains a region encoding:
- the LOC120380080 gene encoding olfactory receptor 1009-like — translation MVSLIPTQSSEEGFPGLMAKDNRTTVTDFILLGLSDDPRLQPFLFLVFLVIYLITFAGNMVIMGVIKAEPQLHTPMYFFLSHLSFVDICYSSVTVPKMLENFLAEQKKISFNGCITQIFFFTLFVGVEIFTLSVMAYDRYTAICDPLHYLDIMNKRICVQVVLSTWALGFLHALINTVPVLNLHFCGSNAISHFSCELPPLLQLSCTDATINKVVLFATLMVFGLSSFLLTLVSYIHIISTVLKIRSVVGRHKVFSTCSSHLIVVGLLYLTGFFLYMKPNTDSASMPDRLISIQYSILTPMLNPIIYSLKNKEVKTALWKMLRKFKFLKYF, via the exons ATGGTTTCTCTCATTCCCACACAGTCCTCAG AGGAAGGGTTTCCTGGATTAATGGCAAAGGACAATCGAACCACGGTGACCGACTTCATTCTCTTGGGACTGTCTGATGATCCACGGCTCCAGCCATTCCTCTTCCTGGTATTTTTAGTGATTTATCTCATCACCTTTGCCGGGAATATGGTGATCATGGGGGTGATAAAGGCTGAGCCTCagcttcacacccccatgtacttcttcctgtcCCATTTATCCTTTGTTGATATCTGCTATTCCTCCGTCACGGTGCCTAAGATGCTGGAGAACTTCCTAGCAGAGCAGAAGAAAATTTCCTTTAATGGCTGCATTACTCAGATATTCTTTTTTACTCTGTTTGTTGGAGTTGAAATTTTCACTCTCTCAGTCATGGCTTATGACCGATACACAGCCATTTGTGACCCACTACATTACCTGGACATAATGAACAAACGTATCTGTGTCCAGGTGGTGCTGAGTACATGGGCTTTGGGTTTCTTGCATGCCCTGATAAATACTGTTCctgtgctgaatcttcatttcTGTGGGTCCAATGCAATCAGTCATTTCAGCTGTGAGCTCCCTCCCCTGCTACAACTCTCCTGCACTGATGCCACCATCAATAAAGTGGTGCTTTTTGCGACCCTTATGGTATTTGGATTGAGCTCTTTCCTCCTCACCCTAGTGTCCTACATTCACATCATCTCCACCGTCCTGAAGATACGGTCTGTGGTGGGCAGGCATAAAGtcttctccacctgcagctcccacctcatTGTGGTGGGTTTATTGTACCTGACGGGTTTTTTTCTGTACATGAAACCAAACACAGATTCTGCATCAATGCCAGACAGACTAATTTCCATCCAGTACAGCATCTTGACCCCTAtgttaaaccccatcatctacagcctgaaAAACAAAGAAGTGAAAACAGCTCTGTGGAAAATGCTAAGAAAATTCAAGTTCCTCAAATATTTTTAA
- the LOC120380078 gene encoding olfactory receptor 6F1-like — MGVWNTTLVTHFIILGFPSLQKLQLLLFFVGLIIYLMTLSGHIVIITIVRLDLRLHTPMYFFLSNFSFLEIWYTSNIVPKMLQVFLATDRSISYAGCITQLYFLITLGTAECFILAIMAYDRYLAICNPLRYSSLMNNRVCVQLAICSWVGAFVVNVPPLVSLCKLPFCGPNEINHFFCDALPLLKLSCRDPHEAETVNFIVATSVIVSSFLLIVVSYILIIVTILKIPSAPGRWKAFSTCGSHLAVVAIFYGTLMFMYVRPTSRYSNDSVNFNKLVSMFYTVVTPMLNPIIYCLRNKEVKEALRKAVMGRCVPLPKAGSISKGGW; from the coding sequence ATGGGGGTTTGGAACACAACACTAGTAACCCACTTCATCATCCTGGGCTTCCCAAGCCTCCAGAAGCTGCAGCTCTTGCTCTTTTTTGTGGGCTTGATCATTTACCTCATGACCTTGTCTGGACATATTGTCATCATCACGATAGTACGTCTTGACCTCCgcctccacacccccatgtacttcttcctcagCAACTTCTCCTTCCTGGAGATCTGGTACACCTCCAACATCGTTCCCAAAATGCTGCAGGTCTTCCTGGCCACAGACAGGTCCATCTCATATGCCGGCTGCATCACCCAGCTGTACTTTCTTATCACCTTGGGTACTGCCGAGTGCTTCATCCTGGCCATCATGGCCTATGATCGCTACTTAGCCATCTGCAACCCGCTGCGCTACTCGAGCCTCATGAACAACAGGGTTTGTGTTCAGCTGGCCATATGCTCTTGGGTAGGTGCCTTTGTTGTCAATGTTCCACCTCTGGTCTCCCTCTGCAAGCTGCCATTCTGTGGGCCTAACGAGATCAACCATTTCTTCTGCGATGCCCTACCCTTGCTGAAACTCTCCTGCAGGGACCCCCACGAGGCCGAGACAGTTAATTTCATTGTGGCCACCAGCGTCATTGTAAGCTCCTTCCTCCTGATCGTGGTCTCGTACATTCTCATCATCGTGACGATCCTGAAAATCCCTTCAGCCCCGGGGCGCTGGAAAGCTTTCTCCACCTGTGGCTCCCATTTGGCCGTGGTGGCCATCTTCTATGGCACCCTGATGTTCATGTATGTGCGGCCGACCTCCAGATACTCCAACGACTCGGTGAACTTCAACAAGCTGGTGTCCATGTTCTATACGGTGGTGACGCCCATGCTCAACCCCATTATATActgcctgaggaacaaggaggttaAAGAAGCTCTGAGGAAAGCAGTGATGGGAAGGTGTGTGCCGctgcccaaggctgggagcatTTCTAAAGGGGGCTGGTAA
- the LOC120380079 gene encoding olfactory receptor 5A2-like: protein MENQTTVTEFILMGLSSDPKLQVFLFLVFLVIYLITLMGNMLIMLVIRADPHLHTPMYFFLSNLSFVDLCYSSVTVPKMLVNFLSEQKTISIDSCLIQMFFFLASGTTEIFMLSAMAYDRYEAICHPLNYIQNMSKWVCIQLACGAWTIGFTVAVVNTFLVLRVHFCKFNKINHFCCEIPPVLHISCSDTLANEVVVLTSSVIVGLGSSSVIIVSYILIIATILRIRSTERRHKAFSTCGSHLTVVLLFYVTAFFKYLRPTSGSSFEKLVTVQYSILTPMLNPIIYSLKNKEVKTALRKVLGKTLCFPSTMVPK, encoded by the coding sequence ATGGAAAATCAAACCACAGTGACTGAGTTTATTCTTATGGGACTCTCCAGTGATCCAAAGCTCCAGGTTTTCCTCTTCCTGGTGTTTTTGGTTATTTACCTAATCACTCTGATGGGGAACATGCTGATCATGCTGGTGATAAGGGCTGACCCTCACCTACACACCCCCATGTATTTTTTCTTGAGTAACTTGTCCTTTGTAGATCTCTGCTATTCCTCCGTTACCGTCCCGAAGATGCTGGTGAACTTCCTATCAGAGCAGAAAACTATTTCTATCGACAGCTGCCTCATCCAGATGTTCTTCTTTCTGGCATCAGGAACGACAGAGATCTTCATGCTCTCAGCCATGGCTTATGATCGCTATGAAGCAATATGCCACCCCTTGAATTACATACAAAACATGAGCAAATGGGTCTGTATCCAGCTTGCCTGTGGGGCATGGACAATTGGATTTACTGTTGCAGTGGTAAACACTTTTCTTGTCCTAAGAGTGCACTTCTGTAAATTCAACAAAATCAACCATTTTTGTTGTGAAATCCCTCCTGTTCTGCATATCTCCTGCAGTGACACCTTGGCCAATGAGGTGGTAGTTCTCACATCCAGCGTTATTGTAGGACTGGGTTCATCATCAGTTATCATTGTCTCTTACATTCTCATCATTGCCACCATCCTCAGAATCCGCTCCACTGAGCGGCGTCACAAAGCCTTTTCCACCTGTGGATCCCACCTGACTGTGGTTCTATTATTCTATGTAACAGCATTTTTTAAGTACCTGAGACCAACGTCAGGATCGTCCTTTGAAAAGCTAGTTACTGTGCAGTACAGCATCTTAACCCCTatgctaaaccccatcatttaCAGCCTGAAAAACAAAGAGGTAAAGACCGCCCTGCGGAAAGTCCTAGGAAAAACCCTATGTTTTCCAAGCACAATGGTTCCAAAATAA